A region of Salmo salar chromosome ssa17, Ssal_v3.1, whole genome shotgun sequence DNA encodes the following proteins:
- the LOC106598375 gene encoding unique cartilage matrix-associated protein, protein MSWTHLVFLSLLATLLILTLSPGVWSASVTDGREGKAAEPKGSARRVFMPEAAAANFFKKRSRRSGKHEAEVLAEQRVRLSADERRREYYDEQRDEFENYVEEERDEQDERTREKTEQWREFHYDGLYPRYPRGW, encoded by the exons ATGTCCTGGACTCatctggtctttctctctctgctcgccACCCTCCTCATCCTCACAC tctcccccggGGTGTGGAGTGCATCGGTGACAGATGGAAGAGAGGGAAAAGCTGCAGAGCCCAAAG GGTCAGCGCGGCGAGTCTTCATGCCCGAGGCGGCTGCAGCAAACTTCTTCAAAAAGCGTAGTCGGCGCTCGGGCAAACATGAGGCGGAGGTCCTTG ctGAGCAGAGGGTACGTCTGTCAgctgatgagaggaggagggagtactACGACGAACAGAGGGATGAGTTTGAGAACTATGTGGAAGAGGAGCGCGATG AGCAGGATGAGAGGACACGGGAGAAGACAGAACAGTGGCGCGAGTTCCACTACGATGGACTCTACCCCCGTTATCCCCGCGGTTGGTGA
- the LOC123728230 gene encoding phytanoyl-CoA dioxygenase, peroxisomal yields MSRAADRLKVVVNHLDRPSSFVQASTSGQNVAYYQPQALRYSFDNDLLSTEQRISYEEDGFLLIKGLVSGEDIDRFRAAFERICRREVQVPGLVVMRDVSIAKSEFVPDQKAISKLQDFQEEPELFRYCSLPQILNYVECFTGPNIMAMHTMLINKPPDTGNKTSRHPMHQDLHYFPFRPADRIVCSWTAMEKVNRQNGCLVVLPGSHHGTLKEHDYPEWEGGVNKMYHGVRDHDPNHPRVHLEMEKGDTVFFHPLLIHGSGKNQTQGFRKAISCHYASADCYYIDVRGTTQENIGQEVKEIAARKYAVDDVTFEDTWAVRGRLVQGERTNL; encoded by the exons ATGTCTCGAGCGGCAGACAGACTGAAAGTGGTCGTGAATCATCTAGATCGGCCATCTTCTTTTGTT CAAGCATCTACCTCTGGCCAAAACGTTGCCTACTATCAACCACAAGCACTGAG GTATTCCTTTGACAATGATCTGCTGAGCACTGAGCAGAGAATCTCCTATGAGGAGGATGGCTTCCTCCTTATCAAGGGCCTGGTGTCTGGGGAGGACATAGACAGATTCAG GGCGGCGTTTGAACGGATATGCCGTCGGGAGGTGCAGGTCCCGGGGCTGGTGGTGATGAGGGACGTGTCCATCGCCAAGTCAGAGTTCGTCCCTGACCAGAAGGCCATCTCCAAGCTGCAGGACTTCCAGGAAGAGCCTGAGTTATTCCGCTACTGTAGCCTgcctcag ATCCTGAATTATGTGGAGTGTTTCACTGGTCCCAACATCATGGCCATGCACACCATGCTGATCAACAAGCCCCCAGACACAG GTAATAAGACATCTCGCCACCCCATGCACCAGGACCTGCATTATTTTCCATTCCGTCCGGCAGACCGCATTGTGTGTTCCTGGACCGCCATGGAGAAGGTTAACCGCCAGAACGGCTGTCTGGTGGTCCTTCCTGGTTCTCACCACGGCACACTCAAAGAACACGACTACCCAGAGTGGGAg GGCGGGGTCAATAAGATGTACCACGGTGTCCGTGACCATGACCCCAATCATCCCAGGGTGCACCTGGAGATGGAGAAAGGAGACACAGTGTTCTTCCACCCTCTATTGATCCATGGATCTGGAAAGAACCAGACGCAGGGCTTCCGCAAG gccatcTCCTGCCACTATGCCAGTGCTGACTGCTATTACATTGACGTGAGGGGAACCACCCAGGAGAACATAGGCCAGGAGGTGAAAGAGATCGCAGCAAGGAAATATGCTGTTGATGACGTCACATTTGAG GATACCTGGGCTGTAAGGGGCCGTCTGGTGCAAGGGGAAAGGACCAATCTGTGA